The Curtobacterium sp. MCSS17_015 genomic sequence TCAGCCGACTGCGGTGACGGACGGTACGGACACCGGCGGCGCCGGCACGGGTCCGAGCCGACGGACCGCCACCAGCCCGACGAGGGCGATCACCGTCATCGCCGTGAACACGAGGGCGAATGCCCCGGGCTCGTTGCGTCCGCCGGCGGTGGTGAACAGCAGTCCGGCGACCGCCAGCCCGACGACGCTGCCCGAGGCGTCGGCGATGGTCAGGGCCGAACTCGCGAAGCCGTCGTCGCCCTCGCGCGAGAACCGGAGCGTGAGCATCGACGTCCGCGGGTACGCCACGCCCATCCCGGCGCCGCCGACGAACCACCCGGCGACGAGCACCCACACCGGCAGGTCGAACAGCGCGACCGCGAGCGCCGACAGCAGGCTCACCAACACGAGCACCAGCCCGGTCCCGAACGCGCGAGCCGCCGGCAGCCGCGTCTCGCCCAGGCGTCCGTGCAGCCAGCTCGCACCGGCCCAGCTCAGCGCGGCCACGGTGAGCGCGAGTCCGGCCGCCGAGGGCTCCAGTCCGTGCTGGGCCTGCAGCAGGAAGGGGACGTAGGCCTCGCTGCCGAAGAACCCGGCCGCCAGGACCCCGCGGAGCAGCACCACGGACGGCAGTCCGGCACCTGCCGTGAAGGTCCGTCGGGGCAGGAGCGGTCGGAGTGCCACCCAGGCGCCGAGGAGCCCGACCACGACGGAGGCGAGCCGGACCGCGACCGGCAGGTCGGGGGCGAGGTTGAGGAGGAGCACGGCGGCGGACGCGCCCACCGACCAGGCGATGCGGCCGCGCTGCCAGGGCGGTCGGGCCTCCGGTGCGGGCGGGCGGAGGTGCCGCAGCGTCGGGACCAGACAGGCGAACGCGACGACGGCGATGACCAGCGCACCGGCGAAGACCCAGTGCCATCCGACCGCGTCGGTCACGATGCCGGCGACGGCCGGTCCGACGAGGGCGGGGACGACCCACGCGGCCGCGAACCCGGCGAACACCGAGCCGTGCAGTCCGGCCGGGAAGACCCGGGCCACCAGGACGTAGAGCACGACGTCGATCGCGCCCGCGCCGAACCCCTCGACCAGGCGCCCGGCCAGGAACACCGGCATCGTCGGAGCGAGCATCACGACCGCGGTGCCGATCGCGAAGAGCGACGCGGACACCCACGCGACGATCCGACCGCCGGACCGGTCGGTCCAGTTGCCCGCGACGACCATCCCCGGCACACCCGCGGCGAGGGGCGCGGCGAAGCTCAACGAGTACAGCGTCTCGCCGTGCAGGTCGTCGGAGATGACCGGCATGATCGTCGTCATCGCGAGGTTCTGGAAGGCCGAGACAGCGACGATCGCGACCATCCCGATCGTCGCCACGAGGTACCGGGGCTCGAACAGGCTCGCCCGGGTCGCCGTCGTGGAGGTCACTCGGTCATCGTAGGACGCCGGGTCCGGGCGTCCGTGTCAGCGGGGGCCGGACGTGCCCCGGTCCCCGCTGCCCGACATCAGCGCTCGAGCGCCTGCTGCACGTCCGCGACGAGGTCGCCGGCGTCCTCGATGCCGACCGACAGGCGGACGACGTTCTCCGGCACGGCGAGTTCGGTGCCCTTCACCGACGCGTGCGTCATCTCGCTCGGGTACCCGATGAGCGACTCCACCCCGCCGAGCGACTCCGCCAGCGCGAACAGCTCGGTCGACTCGGCGAACCGCTTGGCGGCGTCCGGGCCTCCGGCGAGCGCCACCGAGAGCATGCCGCCGAACCCGCGCATCTGCTTCGCGGCGACGTCGTGCCCGGGGTGCTCCGGCAGACCCGGGTAGTACACGTGCTCGACGGCCGGGTGCGCGAGCAGGGCCTCGGCGACGGCCTGCGCGTTCGAGGAGTGCCGCTCCATGCGGACGCTGAGGGTCTTGATCCCGCGGATGGTGAGCCAGGCGTCGAAGGGTGACGAGATGGCACCGCCGCCGAACTGCACGAACTGCACCGCGTCGGCCAGCTCCTGGTCGCGCAGCACCACGGCACCGCCGACGACGTCCGAGTGTCCCCCGAGGTACTTCGTCGTCGAGTAGACGACCACGTCGGCACCGAGCGACAGCGGCTGCTGCAGCGCGGGCGACGCGAAGGTGTTGTCGACCACGACGAGCGCGCCGGCCTCGTGTCCGACGGCGGCGAGGGTCTCGATGTCCGCGATCTTCATGAGCGGGTTCGTCGGCGTCTCGACCCACAGCACGGTCTTCGCGGGGGCGTCGGCGAGGGCGGCTCGGACACGGTCCGGCTCGCTCATCTCGACGGTGACGAGGTCGACCCCCCACGGCACGTGCAGCCGGTTCGCCAGGCGGTGGGTCCCGCCGTACACGTCGTTGCCCATCACGATCCGGGCGCCCGGCTCGAGGTAGGCGCGCAGGAGCGCGTCCTCCCCCGCCAGCCCCGACGAGAACGAGAAGGCGGCGACGCCGCCGTCGAGGTCGGCGAGCAACGTCTGCAGCGAGTCGCGGGTCGGGTTGCCGGAGCGGGAGTACTCGTACCCGCCGCGCAGTCCGCCGATGCCGTCCTGCACGTAGGTCGAGGTCAGGAACAGCGGCGGGATGACGGCGCCGGTGGCGGCGTCGGGCTCCTGGCCGGAGTGGATGGCGCGGGTGCTGAACTCGGTCATGTCTCGGGTGCCCCTTCCTGGAGGCTCGGTACGACTGGGTGGGACGGTCGCGGCCGCGCGCGACGGGGCTGCTGCGGCCGGTGGGGTGACGGTCGGCCCCGCGGTGCGCGGCCGAGCGTCCGTCGTCATTCGGAGAGGTAGGTGAGGAGGTCGTGTCGGGTGAGGACCGTCACCGGCTTGCCGTCGCCGACGACGAGCAGCGCATCCGCCGACTCCAACGCCCGCCGCGCGGCCGAGACGGACTCGCCGATGCCGATGAGGGGCAACGGGTCTCCGACGAACGGGGTGAGTGCGTCGGCCATCGCCGCTGCACCGGTGAACACGTGCTCGAGCAGGGCCCTCTCCTCGACCGCACCGACGACCTCGCCGATGACGACGGGCGGTTCGGCACTGAGGACCGGCATCTGCGAGACGCCGTACTTCGTCATGATGTCGACGACGTCGCGGACGGTGTCCGAGGGGTGGGCGTGCACGAGGTCCGGCAGGCGTCCGTCCTTGCCGGCGATGAGGTCGCCGACGGAACGCTCGTCCTCGGTCTCCGCGAATCCGTAGGAGCGCATCCACCGGTCGTTGAAGATCTTGCCGAGGTAGCCACGACCACCGTCCGGCAGGAGCACGACCACGACGTCGTCCTCGCCGAGGTCATGGGCGGCGCGGAGTGCTGCGACCACCGCCATGCCGCTCGAGCCGCCGACGAGCAGGCCCTCCTCGCGTGCGAGACGGCGGGTCATCGCGAACGAGTCCGCGTCCGACACGGCGATGATCTCGTCCGCGATGTCGGGGTCGTACGCGCTCGGCCAGAAGTCCTCGCCGACGCCTTCCACGAGGTAGGGCCGGCCGGTGCCGCCCGAGTACACCGAGCCCTCGGGGTCGGCTCCGACGATGCGGACGCGCCCGTCGGACGCCTCCTTGAGGTACCGACCGGTGCCCGAGATCGTGCCGCCGGTGCCGACGCCGGCGACGAAGTGCGTCAGGCGCCCGTCGGTGTCGCGCCAGATCTCCGGCCCCGTCGTCTCGTAGTGGCTGCGCGGACCGTTCGGGTTCGCGTACTGGTTCGGCTTGTACGCGCCGGGGATCTCCCGCACCAGGCGGTCGGACACCGAGTAGTACGACTCCGGGTCCTCCGGGGCCACGGCCGTGGGGGTGACCACGATCTCCGCGCCGTACGCCGTGAGGACGTTCCGCTTGTCCTCGCCGACCTTGTCCGGGAGCACGAAGACGCAGCGGTACCCGCGCTGCTGGGCGACCAGCGCGAGGCCGACACCCGTGTTGCCCGAGGTGGGCTCGACGATGGTGCCGCCGGGCCGCAGCTCGCCGGACGCCTCGGCGGCGTCGAGGATCCGGGTGGCGATGCGGTCCTTGGCGGATCCACCGGGGTTGAAGGACTCGACCTTCACCAGGACGGTCGCCCGGATCCCCTCGGTGACGCGGTTGAGCTTGACGAGCGGGGTGTCGCCGACGAGGTCGATGACGGAGTTCGCGTAACGCACCCGACGAGTCTAGGTCGCGTGCCCCGCTGTGCGACGTCCCGCGACGAACACCCAGCCGGTGTCAGCCGAGGGCGAACGAGCGGACTGCTCGTCCGCGCGCAGCGCACCCGAACAGCCGCTCCGACGGGGGCCGTCGGGTCATTCGCGAGCTGCCACCACCGGGTCGCTCTGCTGCTCGTGCAGGGTGGCGTACGTCCCACCCAGCGCGAGGAGTTCGTCGTGCGTCCCCTGTTCGACGATCTGCCCGTGGTCGAGCACGAAGACGACGTCGGCGTCCCGGATGGTCGACAGGCGGTGGGCGATGGAGATCGTCGTCCGGCCACGGGCCGCGGTGTCGAGCGCCGCCTGCACCACACGCTCCGAGATGGAGTCGAGCGCGCTCGTCGCCTCGTCGAGGACGAGCACGGGCGGGTCCTTGAGCAGCACCCGGGCGATGGCGATGCGCTGCTTCTCGCCGCCGGAGAGTCGGTACCCCCGCTCCCCCACCACGGTGTCGTACCCGTCGGGGAACGAGGCGATCGTCTCGTGGATGTTCGCCGCCCGCGCCGCTCGCTCGAGTTCGTCGTCGGTCGCCCCCGGCTTGGCGTACCGCAGGTTGTCGCCGATGGACGCGTGGAACAGGTACGTCTCCTGGCTCACGATGCCGATGTGCGCCATGAGGTCCTCGTGCACGAGGTCGCGCACGTCCTGCCCCGCGAACCGCACCGAACCGGCGGTGGCCTCGTACAGTCGCGGCACGAGGTACGAGATCGTCGTCTTGCCCGCGCCGGACGGCCCGACGAAGGCCGCGAACTGCCCGGGCTGCAACTCGAACGACACGCCCCGCAGGGTGGGCTTGTCGGGTTCGCCGTCCGGGTAGGAGAAGGAGACGTCCTCGAACGCGACGTGCCCGACCCGGTGCTCGTCGACCGGCTTCGCCGTGGCGGAGTCGGTGATGGCCGGCTCCAGGTCGAAGTACTCGAAGATCCGGGCGAACAGCGCCCCGGAGGTCTGCAGGTCGAGCACCACGCGGAGCAGTCCCACGGTCGGGAACAGCAGCCGGGACTGCACGGTGGTGAACGCCACGATCGTGCCGGCGGTGATCGGGACGCCACCCTGGATCAGGTAGGCAGCCACCAGGTAGATGACGGCGGGGATGATCGACAGGAAGATCTGCACGATGGCGAAGAACCACTGGCCGGACATCTGCTGCCGGACCTGCAGGCCGATCTGGTTCCGGTTCTCGTCCCCGTAGCGGTGGATCTCGCTGCGCTGCTGGTTGAAGCTCTTGGCGAGCAGGATCCCCGACACGCTCAGCGTCTCCTGCGTGATCGCCGTCATGTCGGACAGCGACTCCTGGGTCTGCGCGGCGATCCGGGCACGGACCTTGCCGACCTTGCGCTGCGCGATGACGAGCAGGGGCAGCAGGACCACCGCCACCAGGGTCATCTGCCAGCTGAGGAGCAGCATCGCGACGACGGCCGCGATGACGGTCACCGTGTTGCCGAGCACCGACGAGATCGTGTTGTTCAGCACGCTGGCGACGCCGCCGACGTCGTTCTGGAGTCGGCTCTGGATCACGCCGGTCTTCGTGCGGGTGAAGAACGCCAGTTCCATCCGCTGCAGGTGACCGAACAGCCGCATCCGCATGGCACCCATGACCTTGTTGCCGACCGTCGCGGTCAGGTAGGTCTGCCACACCCCGATGCCGGCGCTCGCGATCCAGAGCCCGATCATCGCGCCGACCAGCACGGCGAGCACCGGGACGTCCGGGCCACCCTCCGGCGGGAAGAGACCGCGGTCGAACGCCTGCTGGGTCAGCAGCGGCGGGATGACCGACAGGGCCGCCCCCACCAGCACGAGCACGACCGTCAGGACGATCGCGCGTCGGTGCGGCACGAACAACCCGGCGATGCGACGGAGCAGGTGCGGGATCTGCGGGGCCTCGGCGTTCGCCGCGCGCTGCGCCTCGGGGTCACCGCTCGAGATCCGACCGCGACCGCCGCCGCGCATCCCGCCGCCGCCCGCGACGGAGTCCATCCGACTCATCCGCACCCTCTCCGCGCCGTCCGGCGTCGTCCTCGGATGAATGTACGCCCGCGGGCGGACCCGGCCCGACCCGTTCGCCGAGGGCGGT encodes the following:
- a CDS encoding MFS transporter, which codes for MTSTTATRASLFEPRYLVATIGMVAIVAVSAFQNLAMTTIMPVISDDLHGETLYSLSFAAPLAAGVPGMVVAGNWTDRSGGRIVAWVSASLFAIGTAVVMLAPTMPVFLAGRLVEGFGAGAIDVVLYVLVARVFPAGLHGSVFAGFAAAWVVPALVGPAVAGIVTDAVGWHWVFAGALVIAVVAFACLVPTLRHLRPPAPEARPPWQRGRIAWSVGASAAVLLLNLAPDLPVAVRLASVVVGLLGAWVALRPLLPRRTFTAGAGLPSVVLLRGVLAAGFFGSEAYVPFLLQAQHGLEPSAAGLALTVAALSWAGASWLHGRLGETRLPAARAFGTGLVLVLVSLLSALAVALFDLPVWVLVAGWFVGGAGMGVAYPRTSMLTLRFSREGDDGFASSALTIADASGSVVGLAVAGLLFTTAGGRNEPGAFALVFTAMTVIALVGLVAVRRLGPVPAPPVSVPSVTAVG
- a CDS encoding cystathionine gamma-synthase; this translates as MTEFSTRAIHSGQEPDAATGAVIPPLFLTSTYVQDGIGGLRGGYEYSRSGNPTRDSLQTLLADLDGGVAAFSFSSGLAGEDALLRAYLEPGARIVMGNDVYGGTHRLANRLHVPWGVDLVTVEMSEPDRVRAALADAPAKTVLWVETPTNPLMKIADIETLAAVGHEAGALVVVDNTFASPALQQPLSLGADVVVYSTTKYLGGHSDVVGGAVVLRDQELADAVQFVQFGGGAISSPFDAWLTIRGIKTLSVRMERHSSNAQAVAEALLAHPAVEHVYYPGLPEHPGHDVAAKQMRGFGGMLSVALAGGPDAAKRFAESTELFALAESLGGVESLIGYPSEMTHASVKGTELAVPENVVRLSVGIEDAGDLVADVQQALER
- a CDS encoding cystathionine beta-synthase; translation: MRYANSVIDLVGDTPLVKLNRVTEGIRATVLVKVESFNPGGSAKDRIATRILDAAEASGELRPGGTIVEPTSGNTGVGLALVAQQRGYRCVFVLPDKVGEDKRNVLTAYGAEIVVTPTAVAPEDPESYYSVSDRLVREIPGAYKPNQYANPNGPRSHYETTGPEIWRDTDGRLTHFVAGVGTGGTISGTGRYLKEASDGRVRIVGADPEGSVYSGGTGRPYLVEGVGEDFWPSAYDPDIADEIIAVSDADSFAMTRRLAREEGLLVGGSSGMAVVAALRAAHDLGEDDVVVVLLPDGGRGYLGKIFNDRWMRSYGFAETEDERSVGDLIAGKDGRLPDLVHAHPSDTVRDVVDIMTKYGVSQMPVLSAEPPVVIGEVVGAVEERALLEHVFTGAAAMADALTPFVGDPLPLIGIGESVSAARRALESADALLVVGDGKPVTVLTRHDLLTYLSE
- a CDS encoding ABC transporter ATP-binding protein, with the translated sequence MDSVAGGGGMRGGGRGRISSGDPEAQRAANAEAPQIPHLLRRIAGLFVPHRRAIVLTVVLVLVGAALSVIPPLLTQQAFDRGLFPPEGGPDVPVLAVLVGAMIGLWIASAGIGVWQTYLTATVGNKVMGAMRMRLFGHLQRMELAFFTRTKTGVIQSRLQNDVGGVASVLNNTISSVLGNTVTVIAAVVAMLLLSWQMTLVAVVLLPLLVIAQRKVGKVRARIAAQTQESLSDMTAITQETLSVSGILLAKSFNQQRSEIHRYGDENRNQIGLQVRQQMSGQWFFAIVQIFLSIIPAVIYLVAAYLIQGGVPITAGTIVAFTTVQSRLLFPTVGLLRVVLDLQTSGALFARIFEYFDLEPAITDSATAKPVDEHRVGHVAFEDVSFSYPDGEPDKPTLRGVSFELQPGQFAAFVGPSGAGKTTISYLVPRLYEATAGSVRFAGQDVRDLVHEDLMAHIGIVSQETYLFHASIGDNLRYAKPGATDDELERAARAANIHETIASFPDGYDTVVGERGYRLSGGEKQRIAIARVLLKDPPVLVLDEATSALDSISERVVQAALDTAARGRTTISIAHRLSTIRDADVVFVLDHGQIVEQGTHDELLALGGTYATLHEQQSDPVVAARE